CGGTCTTGACCTTAAGCCGCGCCGCCGCCCGCTCTTCGGGCGTGTCGCCGCGCAGCCGCCACATCACGATGTGCTTGACGGGTCCCGACATGATGTTCCCTCGCCTGCGTTTTTTCTTGTCTCGTTGCGAGCCAGTTTTGACTTGCGGAAATCGGAAATAAATACCTGAATCAGGAACTCTCTTTTCCTCTAGGTGGAAATATGGACCGGCTGACCCAGCTCGAAGTGTTCGTGAAAACGGCAGAGCTGAACAGCTTGTCGAAAGCCGCGGACACGCTGGGCATGTCGAACGCGGCGGCGAGCCGCCATCTCGCCGCGCTGGAGGAGCGGCTGGCGGCCCGGCTGATCGAGCGCAACACGCGCCGGCTCTGGCTCACGGAAGCCGGTCAGGAATTCCTGCAGCGCTGCGGCGCTCTACTCAACGAACTGGCCGAGGCGGAGGACGCGGTCAGCGAGCGCACCCTGTCGCCGAAAGGCCTGTTGCGGGTGACCAGCTCATTGTCCTTCGCGACGATCTACCTCGCCCCGATGCTGCCGGCCTTCCGCGCGCTCTATCCGAAGCTCAACGTCCAGATCACCGCGGCCAATCGATATCCCGACTTCATCGAGGCGGGCATCGACGTCGCGATCCGCACGCGCGAGCAGGAGCCGGATTCCAACATCATCGTGCGCCGGCTTGGCCAGATGCGCCGGGTTCTGGCGGCGTCGCCCGGTTATTTTTCGGCGCATGGCGTGCCGCAGAGTCCCGCCGAACTCGCGCGCCATGACATGCTCGTCTACAATCTCGCCAACGATCCCTATTCGCTTCACCTGCGGCGCGGCACCGTCGCCGAGACGATCCGCATCTCCGCGGCCCTCGACAGTAATGACGGCCAGGTCGTGCGGCAGGCGGCGCTGGCCGGGCTCGGCATTCTGATCCAGCCGCTCTACATCGTGCAGCCGGACATCGTGGCGGGTCGGCTCGTCCCGATCCTGATGGATTGGGAACTGCCGATGCTGACGATGAACATCGCCTATCAGAACCGCCTCAGGCTGCCGGCGAAGATTCGCGTCTTCTCCGATTTCCTGGTCGAGCACATCCGCCAAAAATCAGATGCCAACATCTGGATGGACTAAATAAACCCAGCGGCTCTCTAACTGAGGACTACGAGGCTTCCGGCTTGAGAGGCACGCGCGCGGGCACCCTAGCGTCTTGACGGCATGGTGCCGTCCTCTCCCAATAGCGCGCTCAGCGATCGAAACGGAACGGCCAACCGGTCGAAAGCGCTCGCCTGGATTCAACTGCCAACGATCCGCTCCGAGCATCGCTCTCGATTCCCCGTTCCCAATTGAGGATCTCTTGGGGCTTGAGCGCTCCAGAGGTGCGATCCCGCTCTGTGAGGCGCAGAGACTTGTCAAAATGAATGAGCCTCGACAACGCCCGTAACCGGTCGCAACCTGAGATGGCATGGCGTTGGACCAGCTTGCGCTAGACCGCCCTCTTCAGAAAGCCGGCAACTTGCCGGTAATTCGCTGCGACTTCCTCCAGTTCGGCGGCGGAGATCAGATCCTTGATCCGATCCTCCGGGCCCTTGACGCGAGCCGCTGCGATATCGAGCACGCGCTCGGGGCCAGAATTGCGGTTGTTGAGGACCACCTCGGTCGTGAGCGGCCGCCGGATGGCTTCATAGGTAAGAAGCCCTTTCGGCCCGGGCTGCGCGGCCAGTGAGTGGGCGAGAACCCGAGCGTCGATGATCGCCTGCGACGCACCGTTCGCGCCCATCGGGTACATCGGGTGCGCCGCATCGCCGAGCAACGTGACCCTCCCCTCTGTCCACCACGGCAACGGGTCGCGGTCGATCATCGGATACTGGGTGATCTTCTGAGTGTTCTTGAGTAACGCCGAAATGTCGAGGTCCGGCATCTGAAAGCCGGAGAATCCCGCGATGAAATCCCGGTCTCCTTCACGGGTCCAGTCGGCCTCCTCAGCCGCGCGTGGCCGGTCGTGGCGCACTTCGGCCACCCAGTTGATCAGAGCCTTGCCGTCGCGAGCGGCGCGCCCGCTGATCGGGTAACAGACGAATTTCACGTCGTGGTCGCCTGCGATGAACATGGTCCGCCCGTCGGCGAAGGGAGCCTGTAGATTGGCCCCGCGCCACATCATCGTCCCTTCGTAATGCGGAGGCGCTTCTTGCGGATGAAGCTGCCGGCGCACCATCGAACGGAAGCCATCGGCCCCGATAAGCAGATCGCACTCGTGGCGAGTGCCGTCGGCGAAATCCGTATGCACGCCCCGCTCGTCCTGCGTGAAGCTGGAAACCGCCTTACCGAGCACGACCGCATCTTGCCCCATCCGGGAGCGCACCGCCTCGAGCAGCAGGAATTGCAACTCGCCCCGGTGAACCGAATACTGCGGATATTCGAAGCCCGCCTCGACAGAACGAGGGTCTGACTGGATCAGATGGCCGAAGCGCGTGCGGTATTCGATCGCGCGGGTGCGGATCGCCATTTCGTCGAGAGCGGCGCCAACACCAAGCCCGTGCAACACGCCCGAAGCATGGGGCATGACGTTAATCCCAACGCCGAGAGGCTGCAGCCTCTCCACCGCTTCGTAGACTCGGACGTCATGCCCCTTCTCGTGCAGGCACAAGGCCGCTGCCAAACCGCCGATGCCGGCGCCCGAAATGGCGATCTTCATCGTCAAGTCTCCTTCAATGAGGTCTGTTTTTTTCTTGCCAGGCCGCGAGTTTCGGGCCGTGTCACGCGCTTGATCGCAGAGCCGCACTGCACGCCGGCAAATTGCTGGATGCGTGGCAGAGTCCCGCCGCGCGGCGGCCACGCTTCAACTTGGCGTCGCGTACTGTCAGCAGATCGAAGATGGCAATGCTAACGCTCGCTGCGATACCGAGCCTTGCGAAGCCCAGTGGACTTGCTTCTGCTTTATCGTGTCGCCGACACAATGAAGCAGATTTGAGTCTATGACACGCGCCGCTTGCCGATACCCGCCCTACCCGACCACCCGGGCATCACCACACCTTGAGAGCTTCAGGACATTTCCCCACTAATCTTCTTTCCGAAGATGGTAAGGCAGCCTGATCAAATTAGTCAATCGCCCTGACGAAACGCCTCATGGCATGAGGGTGTCAAAGGTCGATCCATACGCCGCCAGACCCTTCAACATCATGTTCATGCTCTCTTCGCCCAGTTCCGAGCGCATCTCACGCTCGGCGATGTCGACGGCGGCGCGGAAGTCTTCGAGCCACGCCAACCCAGCAGGCGTGAAGGCGACGATGCGGGCGCGACGGTCGCTCGGATCGGCGGCACGTGTGATCAGTCCCAGCGCAGCGCATTGGTCGACCAGCTCGCCCATCGCTTGCTTGCTCATCGAGGCCCGCCGAGCAAGTTCGGTAAGCCGCGTGCCATCCACGTCGAGATTGCGCGTGAGGCTGACATGCGCGATGCGCGTTTCGGCGTGCCCGCATTCCTTCATCAGATACAGAACGCGGGCCTCAAAGCGCCCGACGGCATTGTTCAGGAGTCGGCCGATATTGGCGTGACGCCAGGCACTTCGCGACGTCCTGCTATCTGGCTGGGCCATGCTGTGCGAATCGCTTTTCCAAGGTCGGGGCCGGATGGGAGATTCGGCGGAGCAACCATACCAGCCACGCCGGCCCGGCAAGAGAAGCGTTGAGGAGGTCGGGATAACGCCCTGGCGGCAAACCGATCGCAACGACGGGATCGTTGCCTAACCCATTGAGGAAGGTTCTGCGATACCCGGGCGATGTGGACGGACTATCGCTGGGCCTTCCCTTTCAGGCTACAGCTTGATCGAGACCGGAAGATGGTCACTGGGCGCACCGGCGGCGTCAAGACAGGCGCGCAGTACGTTCCGGTCTGCCACCTGGTTGGCCAGCAGAAAGATCAGACGGATATTGAACGCAGCGCTTTCCTCAAGAGTCAGTCCCTCGTGCTTCCGGCAGAAGGCCTCGTAAAAATCATCGGGAGCCGGAATGGCGATTGTTTCGACGTTCATTCCCCGGCTCCTTGATTTTCGGCCGTACCAGCCCCGAGAGCCGCCGCGAGTAAAGCGTGAACGCTATCCTCGCCGACTTCGTCCAGATGCCCGGCGATATGGAGATCCGGCCGGATCAGCACCGCCTCGTGCCGGGACAGGCCGAGCCGCTCGCTCAGCTCCCCAGCCGGGTCCCTGATGTCGGCTCCGTCTCCCTGGCCGATGGAAAGGACCTTCAACATCGCATGTTCCGGCGCGGGCGTGGCGGGATTGCGCGTAAGCAGAATGAAGCTCGACCCGTCCCTGACGAGATCGACGAGGGTGCCCGAGCGACCGTCAGCATAGCCGATGCGCGCATTGGGGACGGAGCCTCCGCCTCCAAAGGCGATGAAGGGGGACGTCGGATACGCGAAGGCCTCGGACAGCCTGCCGGTGTTGACGAGGGCTCGGGCGAACGGGTAGCGCCGTGCCAGCGCGATCACCTGCTCCTGAATGAGACGCTCCTGGACCGTCGTGGGGGAGACGAAGCGCAGGCTGCGGGAGGCGATCTTGGTGTTGTGGATGGCGGCGGCGCGGCGCTCCGCGTCGTAACTGTCGAGCAGTCGCTCAGGCGCCAGTCCCGCCAGCACCAGCGCAAGTTTCCAGCCGAGGTTGTCGGCATCCTGGATGCCGCTATTGCCGCCGCGGGCGCCGAAAGGCGGAAAGACGTGGGCGCTGTCGCCGGCAAAGAGGATGCGATCCCGGCGGAAATCGTCGAGCAGATGGGTTCGCGAGGCCCAAGGGCCATACCAGACGAGATCGAAGGCGACGTCGGGACCAAGCAACCGCCGCAGCAGAGCGTGACAGGTTTCCTCGCTCGGCTCCGTGTCGTCGCCGGCATCGAGCTGAAAGTCGATCCGCCAAATCCCGTCAGCCATCGGGTGGCGCCACACGGCGCGCCCGTCGTTGGCGCGCGTGCGGATCCAGGTCCATCTTTCGTCGGGAAGCGCGTCGGCAAATCGTACGTCGCAGATCAGCCAGCGCTCGGTGCCTTTCGCAGGATAGGTCGGCAAGGCGAGACAGTTGCGCAGCGTGCTGTTCAGTCCCCCGCAATCGACCACCCAGTCGGCCTCGATCTCGTAGCGGCCTCCGGACCATTCGACCTCCAGCGTGACGAAGTCATCGTTCGCGCGCACCCCGGTCAGCTTGTTGCCCCAGCGGATGTCGGTCAGCGGATGTCCGTGCAGCCGCTCGGCGAGAAACCATTCGACGTAGAACTGCTGAATGTTGAGGAAGGGCGGCTGGCAGGACAGATTCCCGCGCGCAGCGTCGAAGGAATAGACGACCTCGTCCTCGACCAGCGACCGTCCGATCGACCAGGCGACCCCCTTGGACGCGATACGATCGAAAACGCCGAGCCGGTCGAATATCTCGAGGCTCTTCTGCGCATAGACGATGCCCCGCGAGGCCGAGCCCCGGACGCCGACCGTGTCATCCTCGTCCAATAGAACGACATGCTGCCCACGGGCCGCCAGATCGCATGCCAGCGTGAGGCCGCTCAATCCGCCGCCCACGACCACGACCGGGTGGCGGGTCCGCGCCCCTCCGTCCAAGGGCGTGTAGGTGGCAAAGGTCGGTATCCGGTACCCGTCCCGAGTGCTCTCGATCACGAAGCATGACCTCCTCATGGCTACGGATTGACGTTCGCCGCTTCGACACCCAGCGACCCAAGGTCGCCGATAGCGCGTAGCCGACCAAGAAAGCGTCCCCTCAGAAGGGGGACATTGCGGCCGGCCCGACCGTCTTAACTGCAATCAATTAATCCGGCGATCGAACCGGTTCTCAGGGAGGGAAACATGCGAGCACTCGTTCTTGCGGGGCTTTTGTCCGTGGCTGCGGCTCCAGCTCCAGCTCAAGACACCGTGACAATCGGGGCAGTGCTGTCGGTGACGGGCGCGGCCGCCTTCCTTGGAGAGCCCGAGGAAAAGACCCTGCGGATCTATGTCGACAAGCTCAATGCCGAAGGCGGTCTGCTCGGCAAGCAGATCAAGCTCGTGATCTACGACGACGGCAGCGATGCCAACAAGGCCCGGACCTTCGCGACCCGCCTTCTGGACGACGGCAAGATCGCCGCGATGATCGGCGGAACCACGACCGGCGCTTCCATGGCGATGCTTCCCGTGTTCGAGGAGCGTGGCGTCCCGTTCATCTCGCTTGCCAGCGGCATCAGCATCATCGAACCGGTGCGCAAGTTCGTCTTCAAGGTTCCGCACACCGACAGGATGGCTTGCGAGCGGATCTTCGAGGACATGAAGGCACGCGGCCTTTCGAAGGTCGGCCTGATCTCAGGCAGCGACGGGCTCGGTCAGTCGATGCGCGATCAATGCGTCGCCGTCGCGCCCAGGTTCGGCGTGCAGATCGTCGCCGACGAGAAATACGGCGCACGCGACAGCGACATGACGGCCCAGCTGGCCAAGATCAAAGCGGTGGCCGGACTCCAGGCCGTCCTCAACGCCGGCGCAGGGCAAAGCCCCGCCATCGTCACCCGCAACTTCGCCCAGCTCGGCTTCTCGAACGTCGCGCTGTATCAGAGCCACGGTGTGGCCTCGAAGAGTTTCATCGAGCTGACAGGCGCCGCCTCGGAAGGCGTTCGCCTCCCCTCTGCAGCGTTGCTGATCGCGGGCCAGCTGCCCGCCTCGGACATCCAGAAGCCCGTGGTGATGGCTTACAAGCAGACCTACGAAGCGGCCACCGGCCAACCGGTCTCAACGTTCGGCGGACATGCCTACGACGCGCTGATGATCGTGGCGGACGCCGCGAAACGGGCCAAATCCCTCGACCCCGAAAAGCTTCGCGACGCGATCGAGACGACGAAGGAGTTCGTCGGCACGGGCGGCGTCTTCAGCTTCGACAGCCAGGACCATCTCGGCCTCGGGCCCTCCGCCTTCAAGATGATCGTCATCAAGAACGGCGATTGGACGCTGGCCAACTAGGCCGCCCCCCGAACTGCTACCGGCACCACGACCGAACCGCCGAGTCGAACCTCAACGCATCACGTAGACCGGGCAAGCGTCATGGCTGAACTGCTACAGTACCTCGCGACGGGCATAACGATCGGGTCGGTCTATGCGCTCGTCGCCCTGGGGTTCACGCTGATCTACAACTGCTCCGGCATCGTGAATTTCGCGCAGGGTGAGTTCGTGATGATCGGGGGCATGGTCACGGTTGCCCTCACAGCGTACGGGCTGCCCCTCGAGGCGGCAGCAGCCGGCGCGGTGGCCGTGGCGATCATGGTCGGCATCGCGATCTACATCTTCGCAGTCGCACCAGCCGCACGCGCGTCGCCCGTGACGATCATCATCATCACGATCGGCGTCTCGATCTTCCTGCGCGGCTCTGCCCAGATCCTGTTCGGCAAACAGTTCCATGGCCTGAAGCCGTTCCTCACCGAGGAGCCGGTCATGATCTTTGGCGCGGCCGTGCAGTCACAGGCCTTCCTTGTCATCGGCGGGATGGCGGCGGCATCGCTCGTCTTCTGGCTCCTGCTGGAACGGACGCTGGTCGGCAAGGCGCTGCTGGCCACGGCTGCCAACCGGCTCGCGGCCCAGTTGGTCGGAATCGACCTGCGGCGCATCATGCTGATCGCCTTCGGCGGGTCTGCCGCGATCGGAGCGATCGCGGGCATTCTCGTCACGCCGATCACCCTGACCAGCTACGACGTCGGCACGATGCTCGCACTGAAAGGCTTCGCTGCTGCGATGCTGGGCGGGATGGGCAGTCCTCTCGGCGCCGTCGCGGGCGGCCTGCTGCTCGGCCTCGCCGAGGCGCTTGCGGCCGGGTATCTCAGCTCCGCCTACAAGGACGCGATCGCGTTTCTCGCCACCTTCGCCGTGCTCCTGCTCGCGCCCAACGGGTTGCTCGGGCGGCGCAGCATCAATCGCGTGTGAGCCAAATGCCCTACCGCCTCAGCGACCGTCACCTCGTCGTCGCCGCCCTGGCCGGCGTCATCGTCCTGTTGGGTTGGCTTTTGCCAAACGCGTATTTTCTCCGGATCGCCACCCTCGTCTGGATCTTCGCGCTCGCCACGTTGGGGCTGACGGTGCTTATCGGGCAGGCGGGTCAGGTCAGCCTCGGACAGGCCGGCTTCTTCGGCATCGGCGCCTACAGCGCCGCGATCCTCCCAACCCACTTTGGCGTGTCGCCGCTCGTGACCCCTATTGTCGGCGCGTTCATTTCGGGCGCTCTCGCCTTCGTTGTCGGCCGGCCGATCCTGCGCTTGAAGGGACATTATCTTGCCATCGCGACCCTTGGCCTCGGCTTCCTCATCAGCATGGTGTTGACGAACGAGGCCGGCTGGACTGGTGGGCCCGACGGGATGCAGGTGCAACGACCTGTGGTCTTCGGCATGAACCTCCGGCAGCCCGCGGCCTGGTACTGGATCAGCGCGATCAGCTTGCTGATCGGTGGCTGGCTCGTGCTGAACCTTGATGGGACCACGACAGGCCGAGCCTTTCGCGCCCTCCGCGACAGCGAAGTTGCTGCCAGCGTGATGGGCATCGACGTCAGCCGAATGAAGCTGCGCGCCTTCGTCCTCGCCGCCATCTATGCCTCGTTCGCCGGGTCGCTGCTGGGCCTCTCGAACGGCTTCGTCACACCTGACCAGTCCAGTTTCCTGCAGTCGGTCGAGATGGTCACCATGTCGGTCCTGGGCGGGGTTCATTCCGTGGTCGGCGCGATCGTAGGTTCGGCCATACTGGTGCTCCTGCCGCAGATGCTGACCGTCATGCAGGATTACGAAACCCTCGTCCTGGGCGCGATCGTCGTCGTGGTCATGATCTTCCTGCCTGGTGGCGTCGTGCCGGCACTTGCCGCACTCACGAAACGGCGGACGCGATGAACATCTTGCGCGCCCACGACGTCTCGATCGCCTTCGGCGGCGTAAAGGCCCTGAACGAGGTCGGATTCGACGCGATTCCCGGCGAAGTCCTGGCGATCATCGGTCCCAACGGGGCCGGAAAGACGACGCTTTTCAATGTCGTCTCAGGTCTCTATCGGCCATCGAGCGGACACGTAGAGCTCAATGGCCGGGACATCAACGGACTGCCGCCCCATCGGCTCGCGGGCATGGGGCTGTCTCGGACCTTCCAAAATCTACAGGTCTTCACGGAAATGAGCCTGCTCGACAACGTGCTGGTCGGCCGTCATCTGCAGGAACGCCACAGCTTCCTCGGCGACCTGCTGCGCCTTCCGAGCGTAGCGAGGCAATATGATGCCAGCAAATCGCGGGCCGCAGAGCTCGTCCGTCGAGTAGGCTTGGAAGCGCAGACATCGGCAATGGCAGGAACCCTGCCCTATGGCGCCCTCAGGCGGCTCGAGATCGCCAGGGCGCTTGCGACCGAACCAAAGGTTCTCATGCTCGACGAGCCTGCCGCGGGGTGCAACCCCGCAGAGACGCGCGAGCTGGGCGCGCTCATCAGATCGCTGGCCGACGATGGCCGGGCCGTGGTCCTGGTCGAGCACGACATGCGCCTCGTCATGTCGATCTCTGATCGTATCGTCGTACTCGATCGAGGGCGCGTGATCGCCAAGGGCGCGCCGGCCGACATCCGTTCGAACGCAGCGGTCATCGAAGCCTATCTCGGCCGCCTCGGTGCAGAGGAGGCAGCCCGTGCTTGAGGTCTCCGGAGCGTCGGGCGGCTACGGCCCGATCCAAATTCTCCATGGCCTGTCGCTGCGCGTCGACAAGGCCGAACTCGTTGCCTTGGTGGGTTCAAACGGCGCCGGCAAGACGACGCTGCTGCGCTCGATCTCCGGCCTGCAGCCACTGACGTCCGGGGATATCCGTCTCGACGGCGAGCCGATCCGGCACATGCCGGCCCATCTGCGCGTGGTCCGCGGCCTCGCCCATGTGCCGGAGGGCCGACAGGTCTTCGGGCCCCTCTCAGTCGAGGACAACCTCCGGCTGGGAGCCTATCTGGACCGGAGCGGCGCCGTCGCGCGGAAGAGGGACCGCGTCTTCGATCTGTTTCCGGCGCTCGCGGAGAAGCGACATGCGGCGGCGGGGGGCTTGTCGGGCGGGCAGCAACAGATGCTCGCCATTGGGCGCGCCCTGATGTCCTCTCCGCGGGTCTTGATGCTTGACGAGCCGTCCATGGGGCTCGCCCCCAACTTGGTCGATACCATTCTCGACATCGTAGGTCAGCTCACGCGCGACGGCATGGCCATTCTCCTGGTCGAGCAAAATGCCGTGGCCGCGCTTCGCATCGCAACCCGAGGCTATGTCATCGAGACCGGACGGATCACGCAGGCCGATACCGCCAAAGCGCTGTTGGGGGACGAACGCTTGCGAGCGGCGTACCTCGGCGAATGACGACCGGGCGATAGAGGTGCATCCGTCGAAAATGAAACAACCTGAGGAGGAACGGACATGAAGAGGCGCGAAATCCTTACAGCCGCGGCGGGCGTCGCCGCCGCATCCGTGATGGCACGGCCCGCGATCGCGCAAGGCCGCCCCAAACTGAAATGGCGCATGGTATCGAGCTTCCCAAAAAGCTTGGACACCAGCTTCGGAGCAGGTGTCTTCCTTGCGAAGCGCGTCTCCGAACTGACCGAGGGCGGTCTGGAGCTGCAGGTCTTCGCCCCCGGCGAGATCGTCGGGGGGCTCGAGGCCCTGGATGCCGTTTCGAACGACACGGTCGAGTGCTGCCATTCCGTGAGCTTCTATGGCTTGGGGAAGGACATCAGCTTCGCCGTAGGATCGGGCCTACCTTTCATCTTCAACGCTCGCCAGCTGCAGGCGTGGACGTTCGAAGGCGGAGGCCTGAACCTCATGAACGAGTTCTACTCCGGCTTCAACCTATGGGGTCATCCCTGCGGCAACACCGGCGCGCAAATGGGAGGCTGGTTCCGGAAGGAGATCGCCACGCTGGACGATCTCAAGGGTCTGAAGATGAGGATTGGGGCGATGGGAGGCCAGATCCTTTTGCGCCTAGGCGTCGTGCCTCAGCAGATCGCAGGCGGCGACATCTATGCCGCTCTGGAGAGAGGTACGATTGACGCAGTGGAATGGTCCGGCGCCTACGACGACGAGAAGCTCGGCTTCGCCCGGGTAGCGAAGTATTATTATTCGCCCGGCTGGTGGGAAGGCGGCCCCATGCTGCATTTCTTCGTCAACCTGAAGCGCTGGAACGATCTTCCCGCCTCCTACCAGGCCGCGCTTACGTCAGCTTGCCACGAGGCCAACAACCGGATGCTGGCCCAACTCGACGCCCGCAATGGAGCCGCACTGAAGCGGCTGGTGGGTACCGGCGTCCAACTGCGCCTGTTCTCGAAGGAAATCCTCGACGCCTGCTACAACGAGACGATGAAGCTCTACGACGAGCTCTCAGCCAAGAACCCAAAGTTCGCGAAGCTGTACGCCAGTATCAACGCCATACGAGGCGACATGCTCCTCTATCAGCGAATTGCGGAGCTTCCATACGACTCGTTCGTATACTCCCGCTCGTCGGGCCGATGACGCATGGATGCGATAGGACAAACGGGCATGTCGTCGCCTTCACCGTCCCGTGCCGATCCACCAGGCGTCGAACGGCATGTGTGCGACGTACTCGTGGTCGGCTCCGGAGCGGGAGGCATGGCCGCGGCGGTGACCGCAAGGCTTGCTGGACTCGACGTCCTGTTGGTCGAGAAGACTGATCGCATCGGTGGAACGACCGCGCTTTCCGGCGGGGGACTGTGGGTCCCCGCCAATCCCCTGGCTCGGGCGGCGGGCGTTGAGGACGACGTCGATGACGCCCGCCGCTATGTCGAGAGCCTCGCCGGGAACCATGTCGATCACCCGTTGCTCGATGCATTCCTCACTGCCGGACCGGAAATGGTCTCGTTCTTCCACGCGAACACCGACGTGCGGTTCGTCAGCGCGACCAGGTTTCCCGACTATCATCCCGGTCGTCCCGGTGCCGGTACGGGGCGCACGCTACTGACCGAACCTTTCGACAGTCGGGAGCTTGGCGAGGCTCGGCCGATGTTGAGGGAACCGTTGCGGCAAATGACGCTCGGAGGAATGACCCTGGCATCAGGCGACGAGCTCTGGCACTTCCTGAGGGCGTCGCGATCCGCGCGCTCCGCGCTCTATGTTGCCCGCGTGATGGCTCGCCATCAGCTGGACAGGATGCGCTACGGCTACGGGACCCGCCTAACGAATGGCAACGCGCTGGCCGCACGCCTGCTGAAGACCCTACTGAGGCTTGAGGTCAAGATCTGGCGGCGCGCACCCGTCACAGAGCTATCGGTCGATGGC
The genomic region above belongs to Bosea vaviloviae and contains:
- a CDS encoding TRAP transporter substrate-binding protein — its product is MKRREILTAAAGVAAASVMARPAIAQGRPKLKWRMVSSFPKSLDTSFGAGVFLAKRVSELTEGGLELQVFAPGEIVGGLEALDAVSNDTVECCHSVSFYGLGKDISFAVGSGLPFIFNARQLQAWTFEGGGLNLMNEFYSGFNLWGHPCGNTGAQMGGWFRKEIATLDDLKGLKMRIGAMGGQILLRLGVVPQQIAGGDIYAALERGTIDAVEWSGAYDDEKLGFARVAKYYYSPGWWEGGPMLHFFVNLKRWNDLPASYQAALTSACHEANNRMLAQLDARNGAALKRLVGTGVQLRLFSKEILDACYNETMKLYDELSAKNPKFAKLYASINAIRGDMLLYQRIAELPYDSFVYSRSSGR